From Clostridia bacterium, one genomic window encodes:
- the argR gene encoding arginine repressor, whose protein sequence is MGRTTRQTKILEIISKKEIETQEELVAELKKANFDVTQATISRDIKELGLIKVLSDSRKYKYALEKTGNSNVSVKLTNMFRESVISIENANNLIVVKTLSGSANAAAMLIDKSGFDGVLGCIAGDDTFLIVCKDDSVVDKIMQKLNDIIR, encoded by the coding sequence ATGGGAAGAACTACAAGACAAACCAAAATTCTTGAAATTATATCAAAAAAAGAAATCGAAACTCAAGAAGAGCTTGTCGCCGAGTTAAAAAAAGCCAATTTTGATGTGACCCAAGCAACAATATCAAGGGACATAAAAGAACTTGGGCTTATAAAAGTTTTAAGCGATTCGCGGAAGTATAAATACGCTTTAGAAAAAACAGGCAATTCCAATGTCAGCGTTAAATTAACTAATATGTTTAGAGAGAGCGTTATATCAATTGAAAACGCCAATAATTTAATTGTTGTCAAAACTTTGAGTGGAAGTGCAAATGCAGCCGCCATGCTTATTGACAAATCAGGCTTTGATGGGGTTTTGGGCTGTATAGCAGGGGATGATACTTTTTTGATAGTTTGCAAGGATGATTCTGTCGTTGACAAAATAATGCAAAAATTGAATGATATTATAAGATAA